In Leptospira bourretii, the genomic window AGAATGTTACTTCGAATACTTTTACTTTTGAAGCATTATTTTGATTTTAGATACTATTAATTATGAAGCAATATGCAACTTCCCATAATTAGTATTATGTCGCATTACGGATTGGACCTTTTGTATAGAAAGGCACATCGGTAACACTTTTGATCACTCACATGGGTTACAGGTTTTCTCCAACTTACCTTTGAAACATATTCTGACTTTTAAAAAATGACGGAAAATCCTCCAAAGAGACGATTTGTCTTAATCCTTCCTCAATTGCCGACTGGATGCTTGTCGCAATTTTGTCTTTTGATTCCTTGTCATCTGCGCTAAAAGGAATGGTTCTGGATATGATTTGTTCAGAGTGTCCTAAGATTCGCTGTTGTTCTCCTAAAGGACTTATCACCAAAAACTCGACAATCGAAGCAAAGGTGGCATGACGGAATTTAGTAGTTCCGTCTTCAAATTCCAGAGATCGGTCCACTTGGACTTTTCTTAACACAATCACTCCGGGTTCCAGTGGGTCATTGGATTTGAGAGGTGATAAAGAACTAACGGAAAAATAACGAGGACTCGTGTTTGACAGTGATTGGAGTGCAAATTGTCCGATCGAAATTTCTTGTGATGGGCCTACTTTTAAAACTTTGGTTTCTAGTTCCTGTGCATATTGGAGTCGTAGGGATTTTTCTGATCGATCTATTTGCGAAAAATCTGTACGGGAAGTTGCTACGCAATTAGCCAACAAACAGAACATAGCTGAAGCAAGTCGAAATTGGTATTTCATAAGTCTGGCCTTACAAATCAATGCCACCAAACAACGAGTTTATTGCAGATCGGACCTGAAAAAACCTGAAAAGTTTCCTCTCATTTCGGTTTTTGATATTTAGAATCTTTGAAAACATAGTGACTTTCTATTTGTTTTGTTCATAATTCGGAAAACGAGGATGATTTTTTGAAAAGTCCTGGTTAGGAAAAAAGAACATTCAAAGGAAAATGGTATGAAAATTGCTTATTTAATCGTTAGGGTTTTGCTTGGTGCATTATTCCTTTTTTCTTCCGTGGTAATTCTCTTTAACTTGGTCCAACAACCAGAAACAACGGGTGATTTAAAAGTATTTAATGATGGTATCAAAGCTTCTGGTTATTTAATGACCCTCATTAAAGTAACAGAGTTAGTTTGTGCGATTGCGTTTTTGTCAGGCAGATTTGTTCCATTGGCTTCGGTTGTCATCGCACCTATTGTTGTGAACATTTTCTTTGTTCACATCATGATTGCACCTGAAGGAATCCCTGTTGGGATTTTTGTTGTTGTTGCCAATGCTTTTATTGCTTACGTCAATCGTAATGCATACAAACCATTGTTTGTTCCTGTTTATAAATAGATATATACCACACCCAGGCAACGATATTGATTTGTTGTCTGGGTGGTGTTACATACTATTTAAATCAAATTTTTTCCCTTCCCCACTGGTTCTATCGATTCAAAAAACTGAACTTCACCAGATGAGGTATCATAAAAACCTGAGACAATTTTGATTTCTTTAGAATTCACTTTTCCTGATAAAAATGGGCTCTTAGTCAAAATCTCCTGGATGGAATTTTTCACATTTGCTTTCACAACATGATTGAAAATATGTTCGTTTTCTTTTTGGATGGGATGGATGATTTTTTCTGATTCATCAATTGCTTTTTGAATTTTGTTTGTGATGCTTGCGATGTTTCCTTCTCGAAGAGCATAAAGAGCACTCGAAACTGCCCCACAATTAGAATGTCCAAGAACAACAATTAACTTAGTCCCAATTTTGTCGCAGGATAACTCTAAACTTCCTAGTATTTCTTCGTTTACGATATTCCCTGCAATACGAATCGAAATGATATCCCCAAGACCTGCGTCAAAAATAATTTCGGGACTTGTCCTTGAATCAATACAAGATAAAACTACGGCAATGGGATTTTGTCCAAAA contains:
- a CDS encoding DoxX family protein, with product MKIAYLIVRVLLGALFLFSSVVILFNLVQQPETTGDLKVFNDGIKASGYLMTLIKVTELVCAIAFLSGRFVPLASVVIAPIVVNIFFVHIMIAPEGIPVGIFVVVANAFIAYVNRNAYKPLFVPVYK